A portion of the Edaphobacter lichenicola genome contains these proteins:
- a CDS encoding SgcJ/EcaC family oxidoreductase, producing the protein MRYLAIAQSQADETAVRNIPQEFSAAWAKHDGQQLAKIMSENVDFVDVAGDWLRGRSDFTLYHNRILSDDLRIRN; encoded by the coding sequence ATGCGATACTTAGCGATCGCCCAGAGCCAGGCCGACGAAACCGCCGTCCGAAATATTCCTCAAGAGTTTTCGGCTGCATGGGCGAAGCATGATGGGCAGCAACTGGCAAAGATCATGTCCGAAAACGTGGACTTTGTCGACGTCGCTGGAGACTGGCTGCGCGGAAGGTCTGATTTCACGCTTTATCATAATCGGATCCTTTCGGACGATTTAAGGATTCGAAACTAA
- a CDS encoding LytTR family DNA-binding domain-containing protein, whose amino-acid sequence MAPRIAFKTKGRIRLLDLADVLAVQAEGNYVSLRHRPNAYLVHESLSSIAEKLKPYGFIRIHRSVLVNILAVEEVQPLPTGEYKLRVKGGKEYLVTRTYKHNLRDLAQLWVGSERPCGYQ is encoded by the coding sequence ATGGCGCCGCGAATCGCGTTCAAGACGAAGGGTAGAATCCGACTCTTGGATTTAGCTGACGTCCTCGCTGTGCAAGCCGAAGGTAATTACGTCTCGCTACGACATAGACCTAATGCCTATCTAGTGCATGAGTCGCTCTCGTCCATTGCCGAGAAGCTCAAACCCTACGGTTTTATTCGCATCCACCGCTCGGTCCTCGTAAATATTTTGGCCGTGGAGGAGGTCCAACCTTTACCAACGGGAGAGTACAAGCTGCGTGTAAAAGGTGGGAAGGAATACTTGGTAACGCGCACATACAAACACAACCTTAGAGACCTGGCCCAACTGTGGGTAGGCTCCGAGCGCCCTTGCGGCTACCAGTAG
- a CDS encoding TetR/AcrR family transcriptional regulator — protein MLQAAFREVHRSGFQSASIDTILAATNVTKGALYHHFESKEALGYAIVEEIIAKLFEDRWLTPMLGDGQPIDILVGIVRGLPSRPRDIRNSCPLLNLTQEMSPLDEQFRKRLEMLFLTWQKGVAALLRKGQSQGTVRRDLNPDETASFLIAMVEGNASLAKVAQDAKVWEVGNRNIVGWLRSLRMLGNRRRG, from the coding sequence TTGCTGCAAGCGGCTTTTCGGGAGGTGCACAGATCAGGCTTTCAGAGTGCCAGCATCGATACAATTCTCGCCGCCACTAACGTCACCAAGGGTGCGCTCTATCACCATTTCGAGAGCAAAGAGGCCCTAGGATATGCCATCGTCGAGGAGATAATCGCAAAACTTTTCGAAGACAGATGGTTGACTCCTATGCTCGGAGACGGGCAACCCATCGACATTTTGGTCGGCATTGTCCGGGGGTTGCCAAGCCGACCTCGAGACATTCGAAACAGTTGTCCGCTGCTCAATTTGACACAGGAGATGTCTCCCCTGGACGAGCAGTTCCGCAAGCGACTGGAGATGCTCTTTTTGACCTGGCAGAAAGGAGTTGCTGCGCTTTTGCGGAAGGGGCAGTCGCAAGGGACGGTGCGCCGCGACCTGAATCCTGATGAGACTGCCAGCTTTCTGATCGCGATGGTCGAGGGCAACGCGTCGTTAGCGAAGGTTGCTCAAGATGCAAAGGTGTGGGAAGTGGGAAACAGAAATATCGTCGGATGGCTGAGGTCTCTGCGCATGCTGGGCAACCGCAGGAGAGGATGA